A part of Chanodichthys erythropterus isolate Z2021 chromosome 4, ASM2448905v1, whole genome shotgun sequence genomic DNA contains:
- the sf3b6 gene encoding splicing factor 3B subunit 6, whose product MAMQAAKRANIRLPPEVNRILYIRNLPYKITAEEMYDIFGKYGPIRQIRVGNTPETRGTAYVVYEDIFDAKNACDHLSGFNVCNRYLVVLYYNANRAFQKMDTKKKEEQLKLLKEKYGINTDPPK is encoded by the exons ATGGCGATGCAAGCAGCTAAACGAGCTAAT ATTCGTTTACCTCCAGAGGTGAACAGGATATTGTATATACGTAACCTTCCATATAAGATCACTGCAGAGGAGATGTATGACATCTTTGGAAAGTATGGTCCAATTCGTCAAATCAGAGT TGGGAACACACCAGAGACGAGAGGAACAGCCTATGTCGTATATGAAGATATCTTTGATGCCAAAAATGCCTGTGATCACCTTTCTGGATTCAACGTCTGCAACAGATACTTAGTTGTATTGTACTATAATGCAAACAGG GCTTTCCAAAAAATGGACACAAAGAAAAAGGAGGAGCAACTGAAGCTTCTCAAAGAGAAGTACGGGATAAACACAGACCCACCGAAAtaa